The proteins below are encoded in one region of Takifugu rubripes chromosome 1, fTakRub1.2, whole genome shotgun sequence:
- the LOC101063858 gene encoding CASP8 and FADD-like apoptosis regulator, which translates to MDQLQTINQVVEELSSSERTKLLYLCGSFETEPSTESLKELLGRKVLHHDTGQLLLGELMVRLRRFDILRKVCKTTRDEVERTLSSRHFVPKFRVLMANISEDLASEDLNSLKFLLSQVLPREKLEKSKSFLDVVIELEKLDKVSSQSVDLVEECLVGIGRLDLTRKVSAYKKSAATLEQNSQQQRSRTPSPFFGASSQHQAIGQEQPLCRAKNGNFKFAENIPISSSRDQSFQNQLESYRFTSNPRGGCLIIDCVGNDGDLLEQTFKALQFRVVVHKWLGGHQILPAIKETIRQRQYTEGDAFVCCIISRGTSNHLLGTDSCITGLPVDSVSQQFTAKGCPALAGKPKLLFIQRYNVAECQPHNWREHQDEDLETDGFNGHTTVDSIPENADVFWSHCWTDEHQLEEGPHFSAYLKALTDALLKGQRRNKHITDLHTEVNGVIYEHNNRNPGATYHIDLKHTLRKNLYL; encoded by the exons ATGGATCAGCTACAGACGATCAACCAGGTCGTTGAGGAACTCAGCAGCAGCGAGCGAACAAAACTCCTGTATCTGTGTGGCAGTTTTGAGACGGAACCCAGCACGGAATCCTTGAAGGAACTCCTGGGACGTAAAGTGCTGCACCATGACACCGGTCAGCTGTTGCTGGGGGAATTGATGGTGCGACTGAGACGCTTCGACATTTTGAGGAAGGTGTGTAAAACTACCAGAGATGAGGTGGAGAGGACTTTGTCGAGCAGGCATTTTGTGCCGAAATTCCG GGTGTTGATGGCTAACATAAGCGAGGATTTGGCCAGTGAGGACCTGAACAGTCTGAAGTTTTTGTTAAGTCAAGTCTTACCGCGTGAAAAGCTCGAAAAGTCCAAG AGTTTCCTGGACGTGGTCAttgagctggagaagctggacaAGGTTTCGTCCCAGAGCGTTGACCTTGTGGAGGAGTGTTTAGTGGGCATCGGCAGACTCGATCTGACCAGAAAAGTATCTGCCTACAAGAAATCAG CTGCAACATTGGAGCAAAACTCTCAGCAGCAAAGATCAAGAACTCCT AGTCCATTCTTTGGCGCCAGCAGCCAACACCAGGCGATAGGACAAGAGCAGCCCCTCTGCAGGGCCAAGAACGGCAACTTCAAAT TCGCAGAAAACATACCAATCTCTTCATCCAGAGATCAGAGCTTTCAG AATCAGCTGGAGTCCTACAGGTTCACCAGTAACCCCAGAGGAGGGTGTCTCATCATAGACTGCGTGGGTAACGATGGAG ATTTGTTGGAACAGACTTTTAAGGCTCTTCAATTCCGCGTAGTCGTCCACAAGTGGCTGGGGGGGCACCAAATTCTCCCAGCTATCAAAGAGACAATCAGACAGAGACAGTACACGGAGGGTGACGCCTTCGTCTGTTGCATCATCAGTCGTGGTACCTCAAATCACCTCCTGGGCACCGATTCATGCATCACGGGCCTGCCTGTGGACAGTGTCAGTCAACAGTTTACTGCTAAGGGATGCCCAGCACTGGCTGGCAAACCCAAACTCCTCTTCATTCAGAGGTACAACGTTGCAGAATGTCAACCACACAACTGGAGAGAGCACCAGGACGAGGATCTGGAGACAGATGGGTTTAATGGACACACCACAGTTGATTCTATCCCTGAGAATGCAGATGTTTTCTGGAGTCACTGCTGGACGGATGAACATCAGCTAGAGGAAGGACCCCATTTTTCTGCTTATCTGAAGGCTCTAACTGATGCCCTgctcaaagg